Proteins encoded within one genomic window of Aerococcus viridans:
- the hisG gene encoding ATP phosphoribosyltransferase: protein MITVALAKGRVYKAFNKFLADKGLNDYAEALTDGGRDLFREVGGVKFIFAKGKDVPTYVEQGIADLGVVGSDTIAEKSFNVLNVSELPFGQCRLAIAGPTNLDESDIKVVATSFPNITRKYFNQQKQDVSLIFLNGSVELAPILGLSDAIVDIVQTGTTLKQNDLEEYKTILSVQARLIANKQSFYTKEKEIYKFMQEIEVV from the coding sequence ATGATTACTGTGGCTTTAGCTAAGGGTCGTGTTTACAAGGCCTTCAATAAATTTCTAGCCGATAAGGGTTTAAATGACTATGCGGAGGCCTTGACCGATGGTGGTCGTGATCTCTTCCGAGAAGTTGGCGGTGTTAAATTCATTTTCGCAAAAGGAAAAGATGTCCCTACCTATGTGGAGCAGGGGATTGCGGACCTGGGTGTTGTAGGGTCTGACACGATTGCTGAAAAGTCATTTAATGTCTTGAATGTGTCTGAATTGCCATTTGGCCAATGTCGACTAGCGATTGCCGGGCCTACTAACTTGGATGAATCAGATATCAAAGTGGTGGCAACGTCATTTCCAAATATCACCCGCAAGTACTTTAACCAACAAAAGCAAGATGTATCCTTGATTTTCTTAAACGGTTCGGTTGAATTGGCACCGATTCTAGGCCTATCTGATGCGATTGTAGATATTGTCCAAACAGGGACAACCTTAAAGCAAAATGATCTTGAGGAGTACAAAACGATTTTGTCGGTACAAGCACGACTGATTGCCAACAAGCAGTCATTCTATACGAAAGAGAAGGAAATCTACAAGTTTATGCAAGAAATTGAGGTGGTATAA
- a CDS encoding ABC transporter ATP-binding protein produces MTDIVSVNHVKKVYAEGRAEEVIAVNDVTFTIKAGETFGLVGESGSGKSTTGKLLMKLEDLSDGEINFLGQDIAQIKGRRDLLAFRKDIQMIFQDPFASLNPRMTVGEIIGGPMRVHGLVKTKQEQEAAVAELMAQVGLDPLYANRYPREFSGGQCQRVGIARALALRPKLIIADEAISALDVSIQAQIVNLLKELKITNDLTYLFITHDLSMVKYISDRIGVMCQGRLVEIGTADEIYNNPLHDYTKSLLSAIPTADPESEKVRQRLHFDGLAYSEDQWADCSLVEVAPDHFVYCHPSEVAGYKDQVKPALALV; encoded by the coding sequence ATGACAGATATTGTGTCAGTTAACCATGTGAAAAAGGTCTACGCTGAGGGGCGGGCGGAAGAAGTGATCGCCGTAAACGACGTGACCTTTACCATTAAGGCAGGGGAAACCTTTGGCTTAGTAGGTGAGTCAGGGTCCGGTAAGTCGACAACAGGGAAACTCTTGATGAAATTAGAAGACCTGAGTGATGGTGAAATCAATTTTTTAGGTCAAGATATTGCCCAAATTAAAGGACGCCGTGACCTATTAGCCTTTAGAAAAGACATCCAAATGATCTTCCAAGATCCCTTTGCCTCTTTAAATCCTCGGATGACAGTGGGAGAAATTATTGGTGGGCCAATGCGGGTCCATGGTTTGGTCAAAACAAAGCAAGAACAAGAAGCTGCTGTGGCCGAATTAATGGCTCAAGTTGGCTTAGACCCACTTTATGCTAATCGGTACCCACGGGAATTTTCAGGGGGGCAATGCCAGCGGGTTGGGATTGCTAGAGCGCTAGCCCTAAGACCAAAATTAATCATAGCGGATGAAGCTATTTCAGCCCTTGATGTGTCCATTCAAGCCCAAATCGTTAACTTGTTGAAGGAATTGAAAATCACCAATGATTTAACCTATTTATTCATTACCCATGATTTGTCTATGGTCAAATATATTTCTGACCGGATTGGTGTCATGTGCCAAGGGCGCTTGGTTGAAATCGGTACGGCTGATGAAATCTATAACAACCCCTTGCATGACTATACCAAGTCCTTGTTATCGGCGATTCCCACAGCGGATCCAGAGTCAGAAAAAGTTCGTCAACGACTTCACTTTGACGGATTAGCTTATAGTGAGGATCAATGGGCGGATTGTAGCCTAGTTGAAGTGGCTCCTGACCACTTTGTCTACTGTCACCCAAGCGAAGTGGCTGGCTACAAAGACCAGGTAAAACCGGCTTTGGCATTGGTATAA
- a CDS encoding pyridoxal phosphate-dependent aminotransferase has protein sequence MKTEDYLKTVEVNQTGDTVIMNRNTSPIRPLSNQDIVDAVLATPFNQYPEDEEANFIAAYANYAGLDPKNVAVANGSDEWIQKLIIQFGRGGVLAVDPDFFMYQDYTNQLGFPFFQVESEKDFTFDLYSIISALDEFRPSLFFLSNPQNPTGQQFSEEFLQRLADETADRDITFVIDEAYIEFGQDYQRPDNDNVLFIRTLSKIYGVAGLRVGIAFGQGSRFDKLKEINHPYPMNSVSLNLASKLFEDTNRLDEWVDYQREIKQKLQEAFDQVADLVTVIPSATNFVFIFGDLVPDLDQYLADNGFVGRKYADGKMANAARYSVIDSADYPKLNATIKAWREQIED, from the coding sequence ATGAAAACCGAGGATTATTTAAAAACAGTTGAAGTAAATCAAACTGGTGACACAGTCATCATGAACCGCAACACCTCTCCAATTCGTCCTTTGTCAAATCAAGATATTGTGGATGCAGTATTGGCAACGCCTTTTAACCAGTATCCTGAAGACGAAGAGGCTAATTTCATTGCGGCGTATGCAAATTACGCCGGTCTTGATCCAAAGAATGTGGCTGTTGCTAACGGGTCAGATGAGTGGATTCAGAAATTGATTATCCAGTTTGGTCGCGGCGGCGTCTTGGCGGTTGATCCTGATTTCTTTATGTACCAGGATTATACCAACCAGTTGGGCTTCCCCTTTTTCCAGGTGGAGAGCGAAAAGGACTTTACTTTTGATTTATACTCAATTATCAGCGCTTTAGATGAATTTAGGCCGTCATTATTCTTCTTGTCTAATCCGCAAAATCCAACGGGCCAGCAGTTTTCTGAAGAATTTTTACAGAGATTAGCGGATGAAACGGCAGATCGAGATATCACTTTTGTCATCGATGAAGCTTATATTGAATTCGGCCAGGACTATCAACGACCAGATAATGACAACGTCCTATTTATCCGGACCCTATCTAAGATTTATGGGGTAGCGGGTTTACGGGTCGGGATTGCTTTTGGGCAGGGGTCGCGTTTCGATAAGTTGAAGGAGATTAACCACCCTTATCCTATGAATAGTGTGTCGCTAAACCTTGCCAGCAAGCTGTTTGAGGACACCAATCGACTGGATGAGTGGGTAGATTACCAGCGCGAGATTAAGCAGAAATTGCAGGAGGCTTTCGATCAAGTTGCTGATCTAGTCACCGTGATTCCGTCCGCGACGAATTTTGTGTTTATCTTTGGCGATTTGGTGCCAGATTTAGACCAGTATTTAGCTGATAATGGTTTCGTTGGCCGTAAGTATGCAGATGGGAAAATGGCAAATGCGGCGCGGTATTCGGTAATCGATTCAGCTGACTATCCGAAATTGAACGCGACAATCAAAGCATGGAGGGAACAAATTGAAGATTAA
- a CDS encoding ATP phosphoribosyltransferase regulatory subunit, which translates to MATSYVLQRISLARDYLETVSKAGFQLIDLNMVEPFDEDGKAEYPSNIVFEKEGQLYAIRSDWTRSILNYMKTYDLKQDNFAYYGPMVRDHQSTYQAGVELVAPSASQMANTIELHLDFVEQMSQASFNMIVVNNEEILDKYIEKFAFGSEIKGYVIEKNLSALGHTIGKDHYFYKLMAKPVSEQFDLVKKDFGDTDAMAVIHLLKETLEKRNTKMVLDLSFRSPQKYYNGFYFQAFLQGNSKPIFSGGQYANGWFGIGLNLSKGGFL; encoded by the coding sequence ATGGCAACATCTTACGTATTACAACGAATTTCGTTAGCGAGAGATTATCTTGAAACAGTATCGAAAGCAGGTTTCCAATTAATTGATTTGAATATGGTGGAACCATTCGATGAGGACGGCAAAGCCGAATACCCAAGCAACATTGTATTTGAAAAAGAAGGGCAACTATATGCCATTCGTAGTGATTGGACTCGGTCTATTTTAAATTACATGAAGACTTACGATCTTAAACAAGATAACTTCGCTTACTATGGGCCAATGGTGAGAGACCACCAATCAACTTACCAAGCAGGGGTTGAATTAGTGGCGCCAAGTGCTAGTCAAATGGCTAATACCATTGAACTACATTTAGATTTTGTTGAACAGATGAGCCAAGCTTCTTTTAATATGATTGTTGTAAACAACGAAGAAATTTTAGATAAATACATTGAAAAATTTGCTTTTGGTTCTGAAATCAAGGGCTATGTAATTGAAAAGAACTTGTCGGCTCTAGGTCATACCATTGGTAAAGATCACTATTTCTACAAGTTGATGGCTAAACCAGTTTCAGAGCAGTTTGACCTAGTGAAGAAGGACTTTGGGGATACGGACGCGATGGCTGTGATTCACTTGTTGAAAGAAACGCTTGAAAAACGCAATACCAAAATGGTGCTTGATTTATCATTCCGGTCGCCACAAAAATACTACAACGGCTTTTATTTCCAAGCCTTCTTACAAGGGAATTCTAAACCTATCTTCTCAGGTGGACAGTACGCTAACGGCTGGTTTGGTATTGGATTGAATTTATCTAAAGGAGGATTTCTATGA
- the hisD gene encoding histidinol dehydrogenase, which produces MDVATFQAIFSAKNQDTVDLNRLVAVQEMIQAVRTNGDQAVIDYTNQFDGQAYAEAADFKVSAERLKASWDNLDPVLQTALKTAKDRIETYERSGLYANRPGEEISYVYNTLDSAGFYIPGGKALYPSTVLMTVVPALVAGVENLVVTTPVFTEESVTFAALYLCGIRDNVYAIGGAQAVAAMAYGTETIPQVDKICGPGNAYVATAKRLVNGDVSIDAIAGPSEILLYVDETIPVDAIVYDIFAQAEHDQDARTFLLCESEDFLGKIADRMQALLPSQKRADIIEVSVKNNHYAICDTRQQLIGVLNNIAPEHVSIQHAAQDEIVDQIKYAGAVFKGYYAMEAIGDYVAGPSHVLPTGRTARFSHGLTANDFRTSHAIIHTSKATYEAIGPAGQAIAEAEGLDGHAQSIAIRKEG; this is translated from the coding sequence GTGGATGTAGCAACATTTCAAGCAATATTTAGCGCGAAGAATCAAGATACAGTGGACCTAAACCGGTTGGTAGCCGTTCAGGAAATGATTCAAGCAGTCCGGACAAACGGGGACCAGGCAGTCATTGACTATACCAATCAATTTGATGGGCAGGCTTACGCGGAGGCGGCAGATTTCAAAGTATCAGCTGAACGGTTGAAGGCCTCATGGGACAACTTAGACCCGGTCTTACAAACAGCGCTAAAAACGGCTAAAGACCGTATTGAGACTTACGAACGATCGGGCTTATATGCAAACCGGCCGGGCGAAGAAATTTCTTATGTTTACAACACTTTGGATAGTGCGGGATTTTATATTCCTGGTGGGAAGGCCTTGTACCCGTCAACGGTTTTGATGACAGTGGTACCAGCCCTAGTTGCAGGGGTTGAAAACTTGGTGGTGACAACGCCTGTTTTCACAGAAGAATCCGTGACTTTCGCAGCCTTATACCTGTGTGGCATTCGGGACAACGTGTATGCGATTGGTGGGGCGCAAGCTGTTGCTGCCATGGCTTACGGGACTGAAACCATTCCACAAGTGGATAAGATTTGTGGTCCGGGGAATGCCTATGTGGCAACTGCCAAACGGTTGGTTAACGGGGATGTATCGATTGATGCCATTGCTGGTCCGAGTGAAATCCTCTTATATGTGGATGAAACGATTCCGGTTGATGCCATCGTTTACGATATTTTCGCCCAGGCGGAACATGACCAAGACGCTCGAACTTTTCTCTTATGTGAGTCAGAAGATTTTCTTGGCAAAATAGCCGACCGCATGCAAGCGCTGTTACCTAGCCAAAAACGAGCGGATATTATTGAAGTTTCAGTTAAAAATAACCACTATGCAATCTGTGATACGAGACAACAATTGATCGGCGTCTTGAATAACATTGCACCAGAGCACGTATCCATTCAACATGCAGCTCAAGATGAGATTGTGGATCAAATCAAATACGCGGGTGCTGTTTTCAAAGGTTACTACGCTATGGAAGCTATTGGTGACTATGTGGCAGGGCCATCGCATGTCTTACCAACTGGTCGGACTGCTCGGTTCTCGCACGGTTTAACCGCTAACGACTTCCGGACGTCACACGCTATTATCCATACATCAAAAGCGACTTACGAAGCTATTGGGCCAGCTGGTCAAGCGATTGCTGAGGCTGAAGGACTGGATGGTCATGCTCAGTCAATTGCCATTCGAAAGGAAGGGTAA
- the hisB gene encoding imidazoleglycerol-phosphate dehydratase HisB, translating to MKIKERNTLETQIKLGLAKADGSGQTQTSINTGVGFLDHMLTLFTFHSGLDLYVEAKGDTWVDDHHVTEDIGILLGEAIRDLYQSQPSYERYGSYFLPMDETLARVVLDLSGRPVLVYDANFSAAKVGTFDTELVKEFFYAVAMNARMTLHIDLLKNGNTHHEIEGIFKAFARALKIALKETDGGVPSSKGLIQ from the coding sequence TTGAAGATTAAAGAACGGAATACCTTAGAAACGCAAATCAAGCTGGGCCTAGCTAAGGCGGATGGGTCAGGACAGACACAAACGTCTATTAATACTGGCGTGGGCTTCCTTGACCACATGTTAACCCTATTTACCTTTCATTCGGGCCTTGATTTATACGTTGAAGCCAAGGGGGACACTTGGGTTGATGACCACCATGTCACTGAAGATATTGGGATTTTACTGGGTGAAGCTATTCGTGACTTATATCAATCCCAGCCTTCATACGAAAGGTACGGATCATATTTCTTGCCCATGGACGAAACCTTAGCCCGTGTCGTATTAGACTTATCAGGCCGACCAGTTTTAGTTTATGACGCCAACTTTTCTGCTGCAAAAGTAGGGACCTTTGACACCGAACTTGTCAAAGAATTCTTCTACGCCGTAGCCATGAACGCTCGTATGACCCTACATATTGATCTATTGAAAAATGGCAACACCCACCATGAAATCGAAGGTATTTTTAAAGCATTCGCCCGCGCCCTAAAAATTGCTTTGAAAGAAACAGATGGTGGCGTCCCATCCTCAAAAGGATTGATTCAATAA